TTCCAAGAACCACACAAGTCAGTGGGTTTTCCGCACGGAAGACCGGAACACCTGTTTCTTTGGTGAGGTAGTGTTCGAGACCACGGAGGAGGCAACCACCACCTGTGAGAACGATCCCTCGTTCCACGATGTCGGCTGCCAGTTCTGGAGGAGTGCGCTCGAGAACCGATTTGATCCCGTCTAGGATTTCGTCTGTTGGTTCTTTGAGGGCTTTACGGATTTCGTTGGAATCAAGTTCGAGGGTACGTGGGAGACCAGAGATGGCATCACGGCCTTTGACTTCCATCGTGTCGACACGTTTGTCTGCGAATGCATTTCCGATGGTAAGTTTAATGTCCTCTGCCGTTCTTTCTCCAACGACTAGGTTGTATTGGTTACGGAGGTATTTCACAATGGCTTCATCAAATTCGTCACCACCAGTTCGGATGGACTCAGCGATTACCATACCACCGAGAGAGATCACTGCGATTTCTGTGGTTCCCCCGCCGATATCCACAATCATGTTCCCTGCTGGTTCATGGATAGGGATGTTGGCACCGATGGCAGCGGCAAGCGCTTCTTCGATGAGAAAAATTTCGCGGGCACCGGCTTGTTCAGCGGACTCACGAACAGCACGTCTTTCCACTTCGGTAATTCCCGAAGGAACCCCGATGACGATGCGCGGTTTTACAAATGTAGTGCGGTTGTGGACTTTTGCGATGAAGTAACGGATCATCTTTTCCACAGTTTCGAAGTCAGCGATGACCCCGTCTTTCATAGGGCGGATGGCAACGATGTCACCAGGAGTCCTTCCTAGCATTCGTTTTGCTTCTTGTCCCACGGCAAGGACTCGACCAGTTGAGGCTTGGACTGCCACGACCGACGGTTCTGATAGGACGATCCCTTGTCCTTTCACATGCACGAGGGTGTTCGCGGTTCCCAAATCGATTCCCATATCGTTTGAGAAAAGTCCATAAAGATTATCAAATATCATATCAGATCCTGTGAAAGAAGTACGAAGGGGGGAATTTATGGTGGGTTAACACCAAAACTTTACAATTCTACCCGTTCCCCATAATTTTCGGCTGGTTTTTGCTTTCAACCGTAAAAATTTTCGATAGGCTAGTTAGATACAAAATGCTTCCTTTCTCACAAATCTTACGCAAACCAAACCAGGCATTTCGCACGGAAAAGATCCTTGCTGCCATTGATTTGGGCACTAATTCCTTCCACATCGTTGTCGTAAAACTAAGACCGGACGGTACACTCGAATACCTTACGAAAGAAAAGGAATCGGTTCGCTTAGGGAGTGGTAGCAGTGATTATGCGGTCATCACAAACGAGGCAATGGACCGGGGTCTTGCTTGTTTAAAACGATTCAAAACCCTTGCCGACAGTTACAAAGCAGAAATCCGAGCAGTTGCCACAAGTGCACTTAGAGAAGCTGAAAACCGACAGATTTTTCTCGATAGGGCTGAGAAGGAAACGGGCATCCAAATCCAAGTCATTTCAGGTAACGAAGAAGCACGCCTGATTTATTTAGGGATTTTACAGGGCCTTCCGGTATATGAAAAACGAATCCTTCTCATAGACATTGGAGGAGGGAGTACGGAACTTCTAATCGGAGAAAAAGGCGAAATCCTTTTTTCCACCAGCATGAAGTTAGGTGCCATTCGCTTAACAGAGAAATACTTAAAAAAAGATCCACTTTCGGCAACTGATTTGCAAAAATGTAGGATTCACATTGAATCTGTTTTATCAGCTTTTTTACCGCAAATTGAAACTTGGAAACCCTTTATGGTGGTGGGAAGTTCGGGCACTATCACTTCAGTGACCTCCATGGTTCTCGAAAAAAAAGGGGAAAAACGAGAACGGTTAAATGGAACTGAGATTCCAATGGATGCTTTCAAAGAGATCCGCAAACAAGTATTAGATGCCGAAAGCATCAAAAAAAGATTAAAAATCCCAGGACTTGATGCCAAACGAGGTGATATCATCGTGGGTGGGATTTTGGTTTTGGACGAAGTATTACAAAGGATCAAAGCTCCCTCATTTACCGTGAGTGATTTTGCCCTTCGGGAAGGGATTGTCTATGATACAATTGAATCTTGGTACAGACAAACTGATACCTCACTACCGAGACTAGATAACATTCGTGAAAAAGCGATCAAAACCGTTGCGAACCTTTACCCACAAGGGAAACAACATGCCGAAGCTGTTGCAAAACTCACCTTGCAGTTGTTTGATGATTTAAAGGAATTACATGGTCTTGGGAATTTAGAACGTGATTATTTGGAAACGGCTTGTTACCTCCACCAAGTGGGACTTTGTATTTCTCATCATAACTATCACAAACATAGTTATTATATCATTCGTAACTCAGAAGCTATGGTTGGTTTTTCTAATTCAGAAATTGAAATCATCGCACTACTTGCTCGTTACCATAGAAAAGGTGGACCCAAAGGAAAACATGAAGAGTTTAAAAACCTTCGACCAGAAGACCAACTTTTGGTTCGGAAGTTAGCATCTTTTTTACGAATCGGAGATGGATTGGATCGTTCTGAAAAATCCATCATTGAACGATTGGATGCTGTTTTGGAAAAAGGAAAAGTGAACTGCAGGTTATATTTTAAGAAAGGGGTAGATCCAAATTTAGAAATTTGGTCTGTGTCCGAAAAAAAGGATTTGTTTGAAGATACATTTAATACAAATTTAGAATTTCACTTACATCCAATATGAAAAGAATTATTTATGTAATTTTATGTTTAGTAATATTATCAGGCTCTATCGCTGCTCTTCCGATTGATTTATCTAAAAATTGGTATGTCACCAAAGGATTTGTTACTTCTGAAAATCCAAATAGTAAACACTGGAAAACATTAGAATCTTTACCACTTGCAAACATTCTCACTCAATTTGAATGGGAGAAAAACAAACTTCGTAAAGTGACAATGGCAAAATCTTTTTTGTTGTCCCAATCTGATTTTCAAAAAGCAGATGATGATGCGTTTAGCCTTCATATTCCTTATATCTCAAACTATTATGAAATTTATCTAAACCAAACACTTCTTACCGCAAACGGCCACATAAAAGAAGATAAAATTGAAAAAAGTGGTTATCGTCGCCATATACTTGTTAGAATCAAGAGAAGTCTTTTGAATATGGGACAAAACCAGATTAGGATACTTATCGCTGCTGAAGAAGGAGAGGAGTTGAATGTTTATAAACTTTTTAACGATTTTCCTGCCAATATCAATCTTGCCTCCGAACATTTAAACATTCAGGATGAATATGAAACATACATGTTATTGTTTTTATATATATTTGTAGGAATCTATCATGGATTGTTTTATTGGAAACGCAAACAAGAGATATATAATTTATATTATGCATTGTTTTCCATTTTCCTAGCTATTTATATGATTTTTCGATCACAAGGTGTTTATTCCTTGGGTCTAGAGCCATTTACACAAACCAAAATAGAATATTTTGTAATATTCTTAACTCCTGTTTGGTTGTTGCTGTTCACAGATGTATTTTTTCGTTCAAAAATTAGTAAAATTTCAAAAGTTTATTTTGTATTTAGTTTTTTGTTGGCCATTAGCCAACTTTTTGTAAACAGAGCTACTTCCGTTATTTTGTTACGAATTTGGCAGATTTCCGTTTTGTTTTTCGGAATTATGATCCTCTATTTGATTGTTTCAGCTGTTCGTGCAAACAATAAGGACGCAAAACGATTGCTAGTTGGTGTATTGTTTTTACTTGGTGCGGGAACTTGGGATATATTAGGTGCTTCGGGTATGTTGCCAATCCAAAATCTAAACTTATTGCGATTCGGGTTTATTGTATTTGTTTTAGGGATTGCAGTGGTGTTGGCAAATCGATTTTTACGAGTTCATAGGCAAGTTGAAGAACTCAATTTAAGTTTAGAGAAGAAGGTAGAGGAAAGGACGAACGAATTACAAAATACGTTAACGAAAGTACAGGAGCTTAAAGTCCAACAAGATGGAGATTATTTTTTAACATCTCTACTACTTGATCCCTTGAGCCAAACAAAAGTGGAATCTACAAAAGTTTTACTACAAGCATATATAAAACAAAAAAAAGAATTTGAGTTTCGTGGAAAAAAAAGAGAAATCGGTGGTGATATCATCATCAGTGATAGTATCACTTTGAATGGAAAATCGTATTTAGTTTTTATCAACGGAGATGCGATGGGAAAATCTATCCAAGGTGCTGGTGGTGCGCTTGTCCTTGGTGTTGTATTTTTATCTTTTATCAAACGTACACAGATGATTTTGGAAAACCAAAACAAATCACCCGAACGTTGGATCAAAGAATGTTTTTACGAACTTCAAACAATTTTTGAATCTTTTGATGGCTCAATGCTCGTATCAGTTGTGTTAGGTCTTGTCGAAGAAGATACTGGTGTATTGTATTATCTCAATGCAGAACATCCGTGGACTGTATTATATCGTGATGGAGTCGCATCCTTTATTGAAGAGGAATTAGAACTTAGAAAAATTGGAACAAAAGGAATGGATGGAGATGTGCGAGTCCGAATCTTCCCTTTAGAAAATGGAGATATTTTATTCATAGGTTCCGACGGTCGTGATGATTTAGTGTTAAAAGAAAGTGGTGATGGAAATCGACTCATCAATGAGGACGAAACAAAATTTTTAGAAGTGGTTGAAAAATCAAAAGGTAACTTAGGATTATTAGTTGATAATTTATTGGATGTTGGTGCTTTTTCTGATGACCTTACCTTGCTTAGGATCGAGTGGCTTGGTTCTTTCAAACGAGTATCAAAAGACACACTTTCAAATTTATCTTCGGATGACTACTTATATGCAAAAGTTAAATCGTTATTTGATCTAGGAAATGGGGAAGAGGCTTTTCAAAACATAGAATATTTATTATCAAATGAATCTTTGAGTGATGATATCAGAATTAATTTAATCCGAGAAAAATCTAGAATTTCATTGTTATTGAAAAAATTTGATGTCGCTGTGGAATCATTGGAATCAATATTTCCTTTTTTTGTCACCGATAATGAAATATTACTCCAACTCAGTTTTGCTTACCGTAAGTCAAAAAATATAAAAAAGGCAATTGAGATCGGAGAAAGGTTACGTGCAAGAGATCCAAAACACAGCCGTAACTTAATCAATTTAGTTGAATGTTATCGTCTTATAGGAAATCTAGATAGGGCTAAAAAGATTTTTTATCGATTAGCGACGATTACACCTGAACACCCGCAGGTTGTGAAATTAAGGGAAATTTTAGAACTAGATGTGAAAACATAATCTAAACTATTTTTTTAAGTATCATTAAATCTGCGTTATTTTTCTCTCTTACTAAATATAGGTTATCAGACACTATGGATTTCAAATTTACACCCTACCATTTTTTCGTAGTTGGCTTACTTGCATTTTTGCAATTTACTGTTGTATTGGATTTTATGATTTTGTCTCCTCTTGGTGTCCTCGTAATGCAAGAGTTACAAATTCCAACTGAAAAATTCGGATATGTGGTATCCGCTTATGCATTTAGTGCGGGGATTTCGGGATTGTTAGCTGCTGGTTTTGCAGACCGTTTTGATCGTAAAAAGTTACTTCTCTTTTTTTATGTCGGATTTGTGATCGCAACATTTTTATGTGGCATTGCCATTCGTTATGAATTTTTATTATTTGTAAGAATACTAACAGGGATGTTTGCAGGAGTTTTATCTTCTATCTCCTTTGCCATCGTCGCCGATTTATTTCCTTTGCAAGTTAGAGGAAGGGTGATGGGTTTTATCATGACTGCTTTTGCAGCAAGTCAGGTGTTTGGACTTCCTATTGGAATTTATATATCCAATATTTGGGGTTGGCAATCGCCATTTCTTATGATTGCTGGTGTGAGTGGAGTGGTTGGGTTTTTTATTTTCTTTTTTCTAAAACCCGTAAATAAACATTTAGATAACAAAATAGACACACGTGCATTCCATCATTTAATCGCTACTCTAACAGATCCAAAATACATCCCTGCCTTTATAGCAACTACATTAATGGCAACCGGTGGTTTTATGTTAATGCCATTTGGTTCTGCTTTTTCTGTTCATAATTTAGGAGTCAAACTAGAAGATTTACCATTTATCTATATGGTCACTGGTTTTGTTTCTATGTTAGGTGGTCCAATCATGGGAAAATTGAGTGATGCTATAGGAAAATACAATATGTTTTTTGTTGCTTCCACAATTGCTGCAGTTATAATAATATATTTTACAAGATTAAAGGTAACTCCTCTGCCTACCGTCATTGTATTAAATTCTCTACTTTTTGTTTTTATTGCGGCACGTATGATATCAGCAAATGCAATGAATTCTGCAGTCCCAGAGCTTCATGATAGAGGAGCTTTTATGGCTATCAGTTCTTCCATACAACAGATATCAGGTGGAATCGCTGCTTCTATCGCAGGACTTATTGTAATCCAAACTCCAAGTGGTTATTTAGAACGTTATGAAGTTTTGGGATATGTTGTTGCATCAGCGATTGTTTGTACAGTGATACTAATGTATAAAGTAAATAAAATGATATTGGCTAAAACTTAAACTAACGTTTTTTTTAGAATCCAAGTGTCGTAAAGTTGAATTATGAATCGTAAATATAACTAGAGAATCAATTATCATGACCGTGTTACAGGAGAAATCTGTAGTTTATTTGAATATTGGAGAAACATTTTTTTCCAATGGAAATCACCAGATTAAAACAATCTTGGGTTCTTGCGTTTCTGTATGTCTTTTTCATGAACAAACGAAATATTCCGCAATCAATCATATTTTGTTGCCTAAGGTTACTGATATAAAAGAAGAAAAGAAGAGTTTACGATATGGTGAAAACTCAATGGAACATTTGATTTCTTATTTTGTGAAAAAACAAATTCCACGTAATGAATTAAAAGCAAAAATCTTTGGTGGTACCCAATCTTCATTATTTCCCAATTTCACAGCGGGCCCTAAAAATATTTTATTTGTGCAATCGTATCTTTCCTTTGAAAAAATTCCAATTGTGAGCCAAGATATTGGAGGAGAATTGTATCGTAAACTCTCCTTTCACACAGATTCATTTGATGTTTATATTACAAAATTACATCCACAATCAATTGCAGATATTTCAGTACAAGAAAAACACTTTGAAACGAAAGTGAAAGAGAGAATGTTAAAAAAAACTTCAGTATATACTTTCAACCAATGATTTTTTTTAATACTTCTATCAAATCTTCATCTTCGAATGGTTTTACGATCCATGCTTTAACACCTACATCCTTTCCTGCTTGTCTCAAATGATCGCTAGATTCAGTTGATACGATTAAAATCTTTCCACCTTGTCCTTTAGGATGAGACAAATAGTCTCTTGATAATTCGATACCATTTTTACCAGGCATGTTTATATCAAATACACAACCATCAAATGGACCATTTGCTTCCAAGGATAACATTGCTTGTTCTGCATTTTCAGCTTTGAAAATTTCATAACCTTCACCAGAAAGAATAAGTTCCATTAGCTTAAGAGCTGTTGGAGCATCGTCACATAATAATATTTTTTTAGCCATAATAGACTCCTTTTTTAAGTTTCCAAAATTTGAATGATTTTCTGAGGAATATCAATTAAAGAAGATTGTTGGTTCACTCCACCTAATTGAAATGCTTCTTTTGGCATACCATAAACAACGGAAGATTTTTCATCTTGTCCTATGGTATATCCACCTGTGGTTCGTATATTTTTGATACCATTTGCACCATCACGCCCCATGCCAGTTAATATGATTCCTATACAATGGTTTCCCATTTTACCTTTTGCAATCGAGTCGAACATGACGTCAACAGATGGCCTATGCCCCGATACTTTTTCAAAAGTCTCTAACTCAATATACATTTTTCCCGCCAGTCGCCTAACGAGTAGATGTTTGTCACCGGGTGCTAAATACACACCACCATTTTCTAAAATATCTCCATTTGATGCTTCAATTACATTTAATCCACTCGTCGTTTTAAGCCGCATTGCAAACAAACTTGTGAAGTATTCTGGCATATGTTGGACAATTACAATTGGAGGTAAGTTAGTTGGAAATCGGCCTAGGATATAATCAATTGCTTGTGTTCCACCTGTGGAAGCACCAATTGCGATGATTTTGTATTTTGTATTTTTTTCTTCATTAAATTTGAGTTTAGAAGATTTAACAAATAATGTTTGTTTTTGAAGTTTGAGTTCCGTTCCATATTTTTTGATTTTAGATGTAAGTTCTTTTAACATACGTAAAAAATCATCTTCACTCCCATCTGGTTTTTGAACAAAATCAACAGCTCCATTGGAGAGTGCCGCAACCGTTGCATCCGCACCTGATTGAGTATACGTACTCAACATAATGACTGGAGTAGGATATTTAGGCATAAGCCAATTTAAAAATTCGATTCCACTCATACCTGGCATTACTACGTCCAAACTTATGACATCGGGTCGAAGGGATTCAACAAGTTTCTGAGCTTCATTTGCATTGGCTGCAGTACCAACTACTTGTATGGTAGGATCATCTTTGAAAGTATCAGAAAGCACATTTCTAACTATGTTTTGATCATCAACAATCAAAAGTTTGATCATGAAATTCCAACTAACTCTAATTTGCTGAATATTGATTTTACGTCTAATATTAAGCTTACATTTCCATTACCTAAAATTGTGAAACCATTGACACCTTGTGCATTTTCCATGATTCCCATAAGTGGTTTGATCACAACGTTTTGATTACCAATGATTTCATCCACGCGGATACCGATTAATTTTTTTTCGTATTCTAAAATAATCATTAGAGGATCAAGATTATCATATAAGATATGTTCTTTGTGATTTAAGATATTATTGATGTCAAATATTGGAATGAACGTTCCTCGTATATCGAGTACCTTTTGGCCTTCATCTAGTTCTATTTCTTTTTTATCTCGTAAACTTACAAATTCGCGTAATTCGATTGTTTGGATTGTGAAAAATTTTTGTCCAATTCTAACAACTGTTCCTTCCATGATTCCAAGTGATAATGGAATTCGAAGTACAAACGTTGTTCCTTCACCATATCGGCTATGAATTTCAATTTTTCCGCCTAGTTTAACAATGTTTTGTCGAACTATGTCCATTCCAACTCCGCGACCAGAGATATCAGACACAACCTTGGCAGTTGATAAACCAGGATGGAAAATTAAGTTAAAGACTTCTTGGTCAGTGAATGTTGTTGTATCACCTGACACCAAACCATTCGATTTTGCCTTTTCTAAAATTTTGTTTCGATCCAAACCTTTCCCATCGTCACGGATCATGACCCATACTTCGTTTACGGATTGCCTTGCGCTTAGGAAAATATTCCCAGTATCAGATTTGTTACTTTGGATTCTTTCTTCAGGTGTTTCTAAACCATGGTCTATTGAGTTTCTTAAAATGTGAACAATAGGATCAGCGATTAAATCAACAATGGTTTTATCTATTTCAGTATCTTCTCCTTTGATATGCAAAAGGACTTTTTTGCCAGATTGTTTTTGTAGGTCACGCACAAGTCGTGACATTTTTTGAAACACTCCAGAAATAGGGATCATCCTTGTTGAAAAAGCTACCTCTTGTAAATCTAAGAGGATTTTATGAAAACGAGTCAGAGCTGAATTCAAACTTTCATTCCGAATCGATTTGATTGTTGGGTGTTGTGTGACATTGGATTCGGCTATGACAAGTTCTCCAACTAAATCTAAAAGAGAATCTAACTTATCATTGGCGACTTTTATTTCTTTTCGAATATTTGAACTACCAAATTTGTTTGTTTCTGTAATCCTTTCAATTTGGGGATTGATATTATTATTTTTAGAAATATTTTCTTTTGGTGTGTTTTCAAAGATTTCAAAACGTGTAGAATTTTTTATTTGTTCTGGCTCACTATCTTCAAAAATCTCATACACTTTTGATTTTGATTTCGCACTTGATTCTTTTAATTCTTCTTCTTCCCCAAAAATTTCATAAACATTTTTGTCTTTTTTGGGTGTTACCTCGGAAGGATCGTCTTCCTCTTTCAATTGTAATTTTTTGATTTCAGATTGTAAGGCCTGAATTTGGAGTTCAGTAGGAGAGTCCATTTCTGGATTTCCTTTTAAATTTTCAACCTTTGAAAGTAAATCACGCATTCGATCAAATGTATCAATCAAAACTTGTGTTAAATCTTGTGATGGTATTCGCTTTTGATTGCGTAAAAGATCCATCAATGTTTCGGCTTCATGCGTCAACTTAACAAGTGTTTCTAATTTAAGTAATCCAGATGATCCTTTGAACGTATGAACAGAACGAAACAAATTGTTCATTAGTTCTTCATCAAAATTTCCATCCGATTGTTGGATTTCTTCGATAGCGAGGATTGCGTTTTCACAATCCTCGATCAATTCAAATCCTTCTTGGATGAATCCGAGTAAGAGATCTTCTCTATTCATGGGAATGATTAAAATTTTTCAGTCAGTTGTTCGGAATCGTGTTTTGGAACAGGTTGTGATTTTGATTTTCCTCCATTGGAATTTCCAAAAGACAGTTTGGAATTTTTTCCAAATTCACTAGCAATGTTCTTTAATTCAGCTGAATTCATTTTTTTTTGGTTAGTGATTTGTCTGGTATTTAGTTTTACCAAAGATTCCATTATTTCCATCAAATGAGTCGCTTGTTCTTTGAGTTCATTGGAAGTTGCCGCCAATTCTTCAGAAGCTGATGCCGAGACTTGTGTGGTTTGGTCCATTTGAGTCATTGCCATTGAAATTTGAGAGATACCGGCAGATTGTTCTTTTGAGGACACAGCAATGCCAGAAACTAGTTCCGCCGTCCGATTGATGCTTGGTACAATTTGTTCGATAATTCTTCCAGCCTCTGCAGCAAGGGAAACACTATTGGTTGACAGTTGGTTGATTTCTTGTGCTGCCACTTGGCTTCTTTCTGCTAGTTTACGAACTTCATCCGCAACGACAGCAAATCCTTTTCCATGTTTCCCTGCACGGGCCGCTTCAATCGCTGCGTTTAACGCAAGTAAGTTGGTCTGGTAAGCAATTTCTTCAATAATTTTGATGCGAGATGAAATATTTTTCATCGCCTCTAGAGTTTTTAAAACAGACTCTTGGCCAATAGAAGCTTCACTTGCGGATTTACCAGCGATGGTATTGGTTTCATACGCGGATTCAGCATTTTGTGTGACGGAGGCAGACATTTCCTCAATGGAAGCTGTGGTTTCTTCTACCGATGCTGCTTGTTCGCTTGCTCCTTGGCTTAAGGAAAAGGCAGTGGAAGAAACTTGTTCCGAAGCAACTGTTACCATTCCCACAATTTCCATCGCTGCATTGAGTGATTTAGAAACCCCATAGATGATCCAAGTTGCGACTAAAACTGCAATGATGACAGAACCTGCAAACAATGATAATAAAAAGATAAAAATTGATCTATAAGTTGCGTTCGCTTCTTTGACAGCCTCTGCCATTTTCGCAGTCGAATCTTCAACTATATCTGAAAGTATTTTATCAATCGCATTGGCTGCCGCTCGGCCAACCGTAGATGAATTGAGTTGGGCTTCGCTTGGTTTTTTATTTAATGCAAATGATTTTGTAATTTCGTATTGTTTTTCAAATTCAATCTCAGTGTTACGAAATGTTTCAAATTTTTCTTTTTCGTCTTTGGATTTCATTAAAACTTCCAATTCTTTGGAAGCTTCTAAAAATTCTGTGCGATATTTGTTTCGGTTGGTGAGTCTTTTTTCCGTATCAGCTTGGGTAATGGATAAAATTAAATTTTTCTCCTCTCGGATCATCCATAAAAACTTCAAATTAATCTTATTGGCTAACCTTCGTTTTTCAGCATGTATGTTAACAATGTCATTTAGGCTTTGGTTTAAATCATTGATACTATTAATACCGACAAATGTGTTCGTTCCGATAAGGAAGATAAGTATTGCGAAACCCAAAATTAATTTTGATTTCACTTTCATGTTATTTAAATATTTCATCTCAGTATTCCTTTATTGATTTTTAATTGCAAGAGCGTTGTCTAACGCGAGTTTGTCTTCGTCTTTCAGAAGGTTTTCGATGTTGAGTAAAACCTTTACGTCTTCGTTGATTTTTGCGATGGATTGGACAAACCGATTATTTTCAGACTCACCAAACTTTGGTGCTTCTTCAATATTTTGAGAATTGATGCGGATCACTTCTTTGACAGTGTCTACAATGAGACCCACAAGTTGGTTTTTGAAATTCAGGATGATGATACAGGTTTTGTCATCATAACCTACGTTTTCCATTCGGAATCTGTCACGGACATCGATAAGTGCAATGACTTTTCCACGTAAGTTGATGACACCCTTGATAAACGAAGGCATATCCGGGACTTCCGTTATATTTTGCATACCAACAATTTCTGTAATGTATTTGATTTCGATTCCATAACTTCTATCTGCTAGTGAAAAGATTAAAAATCTATTTTCTAGAGTATCTTCCTCGTTTTCGAAATCATCATTATCATCAGTCAGTGAATCAAATTCACTTGTATTCATATTCGAGACCTCATTTTGGATCAAATTAAAGTATGTTTCAGTTGGTTTCAGTAACCGTACGTTTGGAACTCATTGGAAATTCTAGAGATACGGAAATCTCTTCTTTTGATTTAGCGTACAAATTGGACTTAAGGAGGTTAAAGTATACCTTTCCATCCATGTCTTCAACCATTTTTTTAATGATGGGTAACCCGAGCCCAAGCCCAAATTCTTCTTTAGAATACCTTTCATCTACATATTTATTATGTCTGTAAAATGGTTGGAATAAAATCGTTTCTTGCGATTTAGTAAAATCTAAAGTATGAATGGAAGAATCAAAAGGTGGATTTAATACCTTTATCACGAGATGGTCTCCCGCAATTAAGATTAAAACATATATCACACAATGGTCAGTGCCATATTTCATTGCATTGATGAGCAATTCACGAACAACCCGTTTAAAATTAGATTTATTCAGGTTTACATAAATAGATTGAACATTTTTTGAATTGGAGATTTGGACTTGTTGGGATTTGATCGCTAACATTTCAACAAGTCCACTCACTTCTTCTAATAATAAAGTATGTAATTCTTGGAGATTGACCTGTTCGTATGTATTTGTTTTGTTTTCAAAGATGAGTTGGGCTTCCGCAAGTGTTTTTACTAGTTTTTTTGTACTGTTAAAGTTTTCCTCTAACATATCAAAGATCATAGTAGGAATGATGACATTGTCTCCTTCTCGTTTTGCCTTTCGGACCATGGTTCCTACTGTTGTGACTAGGGCTCCGAGTCCTGACCCTTGCATAAGGGAAGTATTGAGGTTTGGAAGGGCTGTTTCCATCCATTCCCGAGAGATGGTTTTTCCTTCTATTTCTTCTCTCCAATCAAAGATACGAATGATTTCTCGGTGGAGTGATTCTTCGTAATGGATTATGTTCTGTTCTTCCATAGCCAAATCTGACGAAGAAACGATACATTCTTCTAGAAGTAATAAACTTAAAATATAATAGTTTTTAGTATCAATCGGGATAGGAGCAATTTGAGAGCGAATCTTTTGATGGTTGAAAAGGATTTCTGCTTCTTCGGGTAAATTTTCGTCCCTTACTTTTTTAAGTGATTCTTCCCATCGATTGGCAAATTCAGACTCTATCTCTGAAATGTTTTTTCCGAGTTCAGGTTCAAAACGTATCTTTTCGTTTAAAAAATATGGACCTAAAAAATTTTTCAAACAGAGGGATTCATCAAAAACAAAAA
The sequence above is a segment of the Leptospira sp. WS39.C2 genome. Coding sequences within it:
- a CDS encoding SpoIIE family protein phosphatase; translation: MKRIIYVILCLVILSGSIAALPIDLSKNWYVTKGFVTSENPNSKHWKTLESLPLANILTQFEWEKNKLRKVTMAKSFLLSQSDFQKADDDAFSLHIPYISNYYEIYLNQTLLTANGHIKEDKIEKSGYRRHILVRIKRSLLNMGQNQIRILIAAEEGEELNVYKLFNDFPANINLASEHLNIQDEYETYMLLFLYIFVGIYHGLFYWKRKQEIYNLYYALFSIFLAIYMIFRSQGVYSLGLEPFTQTKIEYFVIFLTPVWLLLFTDVFFRSKISKISKVYFVFSFLLAISQLFVNRATSVILLRIWQISVLFFGIMILYLIVSAVRANNKDAKRLLVGVLFLLGAGTWDILGASGMLPIQNLNLLRFGFIVFVLGIAVVLANRFLRVHRQVEELNLSLEKKVEERTNELQNTLTKVQELKVQQDGDYFLTSLLLDPLSQTKVESTKVLLQAYIKQKKEFEFRGKKREIGGDIIISDSITLNGKSYLVFINGDAMGKSIQGAGGALVLGVVFLSFIKRTQMILENQNKSPERWIKECFYELQTIFESFDGSMLVSVVLGLVEEDTGVLYYLNAEHPWTVLYRDGVASFIEEELELRKIGTKGMDGDVRVRIFPLENGDILFIGSDGRDDLVLKESGDGNRLINEDETKFLEVVEKSKGNLGLLVDNLLDVGAFSDDLTLLRIEWLGSFKRVSKDTLSNLSSDDYLYAKVKSLFDLGNGEEAFQNIEYLLSNESLSDDIRINLIREKSRISLLLKKFDVAVESLESIFPFFVTDNEILLQLSFAYRKSKNIKKAIEIGERLRARDPKHSRNLINLVECYRLIGNLDRAKKIFYRLATITPEHPQVVKLREILELDVKT
- a CDS encoding Ppx/GppA phosphatase family protein yields the protein MLPFSQILRKPNQAFRTEKILAAIDLGTNSFHIVVVKLRPDGTLEYLTKEKESVRLGSGSSDYAVITNEAMDRGLACLKRFKTLADSYKAEIRAVATSALREAENRQIFLDRAEKETGIQIQVISGNEEARLIYLGILQGLPVYEKRILLIDIGGGSTELLIGEKGEILFSTSMKLGAIRLTEKYLKKDPLSATDLQKCRIHIESVLSAFLPQIETWKPFMVVGSSGTITSVTSMVLEKKGEKRERLNGTEIPMDAFKEIRKQVLDAESIKKRLKIPGLDAKRGDIIVGGILVLDEVLQRIKAPSFTVSDFALREGIVYDTIESWYRQTDTSLPRLDNIREKAIKTVANLYPQGKQHAEAVAKLTLQLFDDLKELHGLGNLERDYLETACYLHQVGLCISHHNYHKHSYYIIRNSEAMVGFSNSEIEIIALLARYHRKGGPKGKHEEFKNLRPEDQLLVRKLASFLRIGDGLDRSEKSIIERLDAVLEKGKVNCRLYFKKGVDPNLEIWSVSEKKDLFEDTFNTNLEFHLHPI
- a CDS encoding rod shape-determining protein, with product MIFDNLYGLFSNDMGIDLGTANTLVHVKGQGIVLSEPSVVAVQASTGRVLAVGQEAKRMLGRTPGDIVAIRPMKDGVIADFETVEKMIRYFIAKVHNRTTFVKPRIVIGVPSGITEVERRAVRESAEQAGAREIFLIEEALAAAIGANIPIHEPAGNMIVDIGGGTTEIAVISLGGMVIAESIRTGGDEFDEAIVKYLRNQYNLVVGERTAEDIKLTIGNAFADKRVDTMEVKGRDAISGLPRTLELDSNEIRKALKEPTDEILDGIKSVLERTPPELAADIVERGIVLTGGGCLLRGLEHYLTKETGVPVFRAENPLTCVVLGTGRYLDELKYIKPGIR
- a CDS encoding MFS transporter, giving the protein MDFKFTPYHFFVVGLLAFLQFTVVLDFMILSPLGVLVMQELQIPTEKFGYVVSAYAFSAGISGLLAAGFADRFDRKKLLLFFYVGFVIATFLCGIAIRYEFLLFVRILTGMFAGVLSSISFAIVADLFPLQVRGRVMGFIMTAFAASQVFGLPIGIYISNIWGWQSPFLMIAGVSGVVGFFIFFFLKPVNKHLDNKIDTRAFHHLIATLTDPKYIPAFIATTLMATGGFMLMPFGSAFSVHNLGVKLEDLPFIYMVTGFVSMLGGPIMGKLSDAIGKYNMFFVASTIAAVIIIYFTRLKVTPLPTVIVLNSLLFVFIAARMISANAMNSAVPELHDRGAFMAISSSIQQISGGIAASIAGLIVIQTPSGYLERYEVLGYVVASAIVCTVILMYKVNKMILAKT